The Drosophila teissieri strain GT53w chromosome X, Prin_Dtei_1.1, whole genome shotgun sequence genome has a segment encoding these proteins:
- the LOC122624704 gene encoding uncharacterized protein LOC122624704: MKPTKQDTKMMNATTQSRSSCPIWESRTESGSRPYNPEGGTVRELLERPWAGATNIEQQLGAAAADRLQIAAVQVAAPLHSTPLQPQASIAPPTTKKQEKTKKIQAC, translated from the exons ATGAAACCCACAAAACAAGACACCAAAATGATGAACGCGACCACGCAAAGTAGAAGTAGCTGCCCGATCTGGGAGTCGAGGACGGAGTCTGGCTCCAGACCATACAATCCCGAGGGCGGAACC GTTCGGGAACTTCTCGAGCGCCCTTGGGCTGGCGCCACCAACATTGAGCAGCAGCTTGGGGCGGCGGCTGCAGATCGGCTCCAAATCGCAGCAGTCCAGGTTGcagctccactccactccacgcCACTCCAACCACAGGCATCAATAGCACCACCGACGACGAAAAAGCAGGAGAAGACCAAGAAGATCCAGGCATGTTAA